A stretch of Brassica rapa cultivar Chiifu-401-42 chromosome A08, CAAS_Brap_v3.01, whole genome shotgun sequence DNA encodes these proteins:
- the LOC103836421 gene encoding pentatricopeptide repeat-containing protein At1g07740, mitochondrial — protein MHRRLSSSPLTTIASRHHYHTSQSAKPTKKPNRHEPTTTHKPIRKPWEEVPFLTDLKQTEETEEALSLFHHYQQMGFRHDYPSYSSLIYKLAKSRDFDAVDQILNLVRHRNVRCRESLFMGLIQHYGKANSIDKAVDVFHKMTSFDCVRTIQSLNTLINVLVDSNELEKAKTFVDGAKDMGLRPNSVSFNVLIKGFLEKCDWEGAREVFDEMLEREVQPTVVTYNSLIGFLCRSNDVGEAKSLLEDMMVKRIRPNHVTFALLMKGLCCKGEYNEAKKLMFDMEYRGCKPGLVNYGVLMSDLGKRGKIDEARLLLNEMKKRRIKPDVVIYNILVNHLCSEGRASEAYRTLMEMQMKGCKPNAATYRMMVDGFCRIGDFDSALSILNAMLASRHAPTPATFVCLVDGLVKGGNLDHACFVLEVMGKKNLSFGFGAWEKLVNGLCIKDGGGCCEALSKVIST, from the coding sequence ATGCATAGAAGACTATCCTCCTCTCCTCTTACCACCATCGCATCCCGACATCATTACCACACATCTCAATCTGCCAAACCCACAAAGAAACCCAACCGCCAcgaaccaacaacaactcacaAACCCATCAGGAAGCCATGGGAAGAAGTTCCCTTTCTCACCGATCTCAAACAAACCgaagaaacagaggaagctCTGTCTCTCTTCCACCACTACCAGCAAATGGGTTTCCGACACGACTACCCATCTTACTCCTCACTCATCTACAAACTCGCCAAGTCACGTGACTTCGACGCAGTCGACCAAATCCTCAACCTCGTCCGCCACCGTAACGTCCGATGCAGAGAATCCCTCTTCATGGGGCTGATTCAGCACTACGGAAAAGCAAACTCAATTGATAAAGCCGTCGACGTGTTCCACAAAATGACGTCGTTTGATTGCGTCCGTACGATCCAGTCTCTCAACACTCTCATCAACGTCCTCGTCGATAGTAACGAATTAGAAAAAGCTAAAACCTTTGTCGACGGAGCTAAAGATATGGGTTTGCGTCCGAACTCTGTTTCCTTCAATGTGCTGATCAAAGGGTTTTTAGAGAAATGTGATTGGGAAGGTGCGCGCGaggtgttcgacgaaatgctTGAGAGAGAAGTGCAGCCGACCGTTGTGACTTATAATAGTTTAATCGGATTCTTGTGCCGGAGTAACGACGTGGGGGAGGCGAAAAGCTTGCTTGAAGATATGATGGTCAAGAGAATACGCCCCAATCACGTGACGTTCGCGTTGTTGATGAAGGGTTTGTGTTGTAAAGGAGAGTACAACGAGGCCAAGAAGCTGATGTTCGATATGGAGTATCGTGGGTGTAAACCGGGCTTGGTTAACTACGGGGTTTTGATGAGTGATCTTGGAAAGAGAGGGAAGATAGATGAGGCAAGGCTTTTACTAAatgagatgaagaagaggaggataAAGCCAGATGTTGTGATCTACAACATTCTTGTGAATCATCTTTGTAGTGAAGGGAGAGCCTCAGAGGCTTATAGAACGCTAATGGAGATGCAGATGAAAGGTTGCAAGCCTAATGCGGCTACCTACCGTATGATGGTTGATGGGTTTTGTCGTATTGGGGATTTTGATTCTGCGTTGAGTATTTTGAATGCGATGCTTGCGAGTAGACACGCGCCTACACCTGCAACGTTTGTGTGTTTGGTTGATGGGTTGGTGAAAGGAGGTAACTTGGACCATGCTTGCTTTGTGTTGGAGGTGATGGGGAAGAAAAATTTAAGCTTTGGATTTGGTGCTTGGGAAAAACTAGTTAATGGTCTCTGTATTAAGGATGGAGGAGGTTGTTGTGAGGCTTTGTCAAAAGTTATTTCTACCTAA